In Thermodesulfobacteriota bacterium, a single genomic region encodes these proteins:
- a CDS encoding deoxyguanosinetriphosphate triphosphohydrolase, whose protein sequence is GGQGLNLTYEVRDGISKHSKGMGPIDNPKYRPETMEGQVVRISDLVAYANHDLDDAIRSEIISIQEVPKNCIDTLGASNSQRINRMVSDIITETLKVGENKVVVSKEIEEAMMELRSYLFNTVYMNEKIKNNFDKAKRLVKALFYYFCEHQEEFRKLYDRPVRDGETMERTICDFIASMTDSYAISLYEKIFLPRRWQGDISAF, encoded by the coding sequence AAGGCGGGCAGGGACTAAACCTCACATATGAAGTACGTGACGGCATCTCTAAACACTCAAAGGGCATGGGTCCTATCGATAACCCCAAATACAGACCAGAGACAATGGAAGGCCAGGTTGTTAGGATCTCAGATCTTGTGGCCTATGCAAACCATGACCTGGATGATGCAATCCGCTCAGAGATAATATCTATACAAGAGGTGCCCAAAAATTGTATAGACACACTAGGAGCAAGCAATTCTCAGAGAATTAACAGAATGGTGAGCGATATTATAACGGAAACGCTTAAAGTTGGGGAGAATAAAGTTGTGGTAAGCAAAGAGATAGAAGAAGCCATGATGGAGCTTAGGAGTTATCTCTTTAATACGGTTTATATGAATGAGAAGATAAAAAACAACTTCGATAAGGCAAAAAGACTGGTTAAAGCGCTTTTCTATTATTTTTGCGAGCACCAAGAAGAGTTTAGGAAACTCTACGACAGACCTGTAAGAGACGGGGAGACAATGGAGAGGACCATATGTGATTTCATTGCTTCCATGACGGATTCATATGCAATATCGTTATATGAGAAGATTTTTCTCCCAAGACGCTGGCAAGGCGATATAAGCGCATTTTAA
- a CDS encoding menaquinone biosynthesis protein, which produces MIKLGSVSFLNAQPLTYAIENNLISHGFELIQTPPSELSEKLQNKYIDVGLIPVAELLQRKHYRVVPNISISSIGKVDSVIVLAKSDIKNLKTVAVDKRSQSSTALLRIVLELFNDIKPEYISSDIDKEDVMDSVDGAMLIGDSGLRRYYDSQDTYKLYDLGEIWTNETGLPFVYAVFAVRDNVILEGNLNALIESKNYGLGAVDKIAKLESEKMGMDYDICLKYLTQRIKYDLGREEIKGIIKYSELLSKLNLAQEISDLNLYTE; this is translated from the coding sequence TTGATAAAACTGGGTTCGGTATCTTTTTTAAACGCACAGCCGCTTACATACGCAATTGAAAATAACCTGATCTCGCACGGGTTTGAATTAATCCAGACCCCGCCCTCAGAGCTATCAGAAAAACTACAAAATAAATACATTGATGTCGGTCTTATTCCTGTAGCCGAACTGCTTCAAAGAAAACATTATAGAGTAGTGCCTAACATATCAATTTCATCAATTGGCAAAGTTGATAGTGTAATAGTGCTGGCAAAATCAGATATCAAAAACTTGAAAACTGTAGCTGTGGATAAGCGCTCACAGAGCTCAACTGCGCTTCTAAGAATTGTTCTTGAGCTATTTAATGATATCAAGCCTGAATATATTTCTTCAGATATAGACAAAGAAGATGTGATGGACAGCGTTGACGGCGCAATGCTGATTGGAGACTCTGGACTCAGAAGATATTATGATTCTCAGGATACTTACAAGCTATATGACTTAGGTGAGATATGGACCAATGAAACAGGTCTACCATTCGTCTATGCAGTATTTGCAGTAAGGGATAATGTTATACTAGAAGGTAATTTAAATGCTCTTATAGAATCTAAGAATTACGGACTTGGCGCGGTTGATAAAATTGCCAAATTAGAATCTGAAAAGATGGGTATGGATTATGATATATGCCTTAAATATTTAACACAACGAATCAAATATGACTTGGGTAGAGAAGAAATCAAAGGGATAATAAAATACAGCGAGCTACTTTCTAAATTAAATCTGGCACAGGAGATTTCAGATTTAAATTTGTACACTGAGTAG